A stretch of Armatimonadia bacterium DNA encodes these proteins:
- a CDS encoding DNA-binding response regulator: MLLVDDEKSITDILRPYFEREGFVVVTTDSGTEALKLALEG; this comes from the coding sequence ATACTGCTGGTGGACGATGAGAAGTCCATCACCGACATCCTCAGACCTTACTTCGAACGCGAGGGCTTCGTCGTCGTCACCACTGATAGCGGCACTGAGGCCCTGAAGCTCGCCCTGGAAGG